GCCAGCATGGCGGCGAAAAGCAGTGAAATCAGCGATCCGCGCTTGTGCGCAAGAAACCGCAACATTGTCTGTATCCCCTTTCGTGGGGAGCGTGGCTCCCCTCAGCGGCAGTATATGGGGATGGCCCGCCCGGCTGCAAAGGCCGGGGTCGGGGAAATCGGGCGGCCGCCTCGCCAAACCCGCCCTCTTCGGATAAGCCCGAGCCCGCTACACCCCGTGGCGCCCGGAAAGCCAATGCCTGCTTCACCTTCTCATGTCAGCCCGGTCGCCCGCAGGGCGCTTCTCGCCGCGACGGTCGGTTACGCCATGGACGGCTTCGACCTGCTGATCCTCAGCTTCATGCTCGAGCCCATCTCCGCCGATCTCGGGCTCGACCGCGCGCAGGCCGCCGGCCTCGTCACCTGGACCCTCATCGGCGCGGTCGGCGGCGGGCTGCTGTTCGGCGTGCTGAGCGACCGCTATGGCCGCGTCCGGGTGCTGAGCTGGTCCATTCTGGTCTTCGCCCTGTTCACCGGCCTCTGCGCTTTCGCGCGCGGCTACGGCGATCTCCTGCTCTACCGCACCCTCGCCGGCTTCGGCCTTGGCGGCGAGTTCGGCCTGGGCATGGCGCTGGTCGCCGAGACCTGGCCCGCCGGGATGCGCGCCCGCGCCTGCTCCTATGTCGGGCTCGGCTGGCAGGCCGGCGTGCTGATGGCCGCCCTACTCGCCCCCGCGCTCCTTCCCCATATCGGCTGGCGCGGCGTGTTTCTCGTCGGCGTGATCCCGAGCCTCGTCGCCTTCGTCATCCGGCGCCATGTCGAGGAGCCGGAGATTTTTCGCGCCGCCGCGCAAGGGCGCGACCTCGCCGCGCCGCTGCGCCTGCTCGTCGCCGACGCGGCGACGACCCGCGCCAGCCTCGGCATGGTCATCCTCTGCGCGGTGCAGAACTTCGGCTATTACGGGCTGATGGTCTGGCTCCCGACCTATCTGTCGAGCCAGTTCGGATTCAGCCTGTCGAAATCGGCCCTGTGGACGATCGTCACCGTGGCCGGCATGGCGGCGGGCGTGCTGGTCTTCGGCCATATGGCCGACAGATACGGCCGCCGCCCCGCCTTTGTGACCTTCCAGTTCGGCGCCTTCAGCATGGTGCTGCTCTACGCCCAGCTCTCGGACCCATGGGCGCTGCTGGTCGCGGGGGCGGTCATGGGGCTCTTCGTCAATGGCATGATCGGCGGCTATGGCGCGCTGCTCTCCGAGCTCTACCCGACGGAGGCCCGCGCGACGGCGGAGAATGTTCTCTTCAACATCGGCCGGGGAATCGGCGGCTGGGGGCCGGTCGTGATCGCGGCGCTGGCGGCGCGCTATTCCTTCGGGCACGCCATCGCGCTGCTGGCGGGGATATATCTTGTGGATATCGCCGCCACCCTGCTGCTTATTCCCGAACGCCGGGGCGTGGCGCTGCACTAAGTTCTGACCGATGCGCCCCTATCTCGACCTTCTCGACACGATCCTCACCCACGGCGTCCGCAAGGAGGACCGCACTGGCACGGGCACGCTCTCGCTCTTCGGCCATCAGATGCGCTTCGACCTTTCCGAGGGCTTCCCGCTGGTCACGACCAAGCGCGTGCATATGAAGTCGGTGATCCACGAATTGCTGTGGTTTCTGAAGGGCGACACCAATATCGGCTATCTGCGCGAGAACGGCGTCACCATCTGGGACGAATGGGCCGACGAAAACGGCGATCTCGGCCCGGTCTACGGGAGCCAGTGGCGTAACTGGCCCGCGCCGGGCGGCGAAACCATCGACCAGATCGCCTGGCTCGTCGACGAGATTAAACGCACGCCCTTCTCGCGCCGGCTCGTCGTCACCGCCTGGAACCCGGCGGAGCTCGATAAGATGGCCCTCGCGCCCTGCCATTGCCTGTTCCAGTTCCACGTGGCGGAGATCGCCGGCGAAAAGCGCCTGTCCTGCCAGCTCTACCAGCGCTCGGCCGACGTCTTCCTCGGCGTGCCCTTCAATATCGCGAGCTATGCGCTGCTGACCCATATGGTCGCGCAGGCGACGGGCTGCGTTCCGGGGGACTTTGTGCACAGTCTCGGCGACGCCCATCTCTATCTCAACCATCTGGATCAGGCGCGGCTGCAACTCACCCGCGCGCCGCGCGCCCTACCCCGCCTTCGCCTCAATCCCGCTGTCGCGTCGCTGTTCGACTTCCGCTACGAGGATATTGCGATCGAGGGCTACGACCCCTGGCCGGCGATCGCCGCCCCAATCGCGGTTTGAGCACGACCATGGATCATCCCAAACTCGTGGCGGTCGTCGCCCGCGCGCAAAACGGCGTCATCGGCGTCGGCAACGGCCTGCCCTGGCGGCTCTCGACCGACCTCAAGCGCTACAAGACCCGCACCTGGGGCCGGCCGATGATCATGGGCCGGCGCACCTGGGACTCGATCGGCCGCCCCCTGCCCGGCCGCGAGAGCGTGGTCGTGACCCGCCGCGCCGACTTTGCCGCGCCCGGCGCGCATGTCGCGTCGAGCCTCGCCGAATCGGTCGAGATCGCCCGCCGTCTCGCCCGGGAAATGGGCTCGAATGAAATCATCGTGGCCGGAGGCGAAGAAATTTACCGCGGGCTTCTCGATCGGACGGACATGATCGAACTCACCGAGGTGGCGCTGGCCATTCCCGGCGACGCGCATTTTCCCGCCCTTTCGCCAGCGGATTGGGAGGAAATCGCCCGCGAGGCGCCGCCGCGCGGCGAACGCGACGAAGCGGATTTCGCCTTCGTGACCCTGCAGCGACGCGGCGCGGAAAAGGCGCTCTGAATGGCAAAAGACGGTTGCGGGACCGTCCCTCAATGGCTATAAGGCCCCTCGTTAGCGGTCGCCACGGCCGCCGGTTCGGAGTGTAGCGCAGCCTGGTAGCGCACCTCGTTCGGGACGAGGGGGTCGGAGGTTCGAATCCTCTCACTCCGACCAACAAAATCAAGCACTTAATAAGACGGGTGACAACGGCGGCCACTGAAATGGCCACCGCCCCCCGTGCGCCTCGCGACGGCATGGGCGGCGGCGACGATCAGGCGCGCCGGCGAACTGTCAAAGCCCCCGATGATCCGTCCGCGGGACGCTTCGTCGCTGTCGCGGCTCGCGGCTTTGAGGACTCGGGGCGCAATACCGGCGAGCCTTCTCGATCGGCATAAAAAGTTCGTCGCCAGACGCACGCGAAGCACGGCGATCCTCGGCCAGCTCCGCGCTGTGGCGCGTTGCGCGGGTCCTCTCACCGAAATGTCTCTTCAGCCAAAAAAGGCTCGCAACGACGAAGAGGGCGATTTTGCCAGCTTCGCTGAGGTCAGTGATATCCATTAACACAGTGTAACAGCGTATAACACATCTTATAGGGCCACTGCGCCACAAGGTGGTTGAACCACTCCCTGATCCAGCTTCGGTCCGTGCGTTTCTCTTTATTGCGACGGGCAGCGCTGACAGATCGGAAATCAGCAAGGCGGCGCTATGTCGCGTTGCTGCGGGAGCGCGGGAAGTTCACGCTTATCGCGCGGGTTGAGGGGTGGTTCGCGGAAGAAGAACACAATGAAAACACGAAATATTTTCTCCCTGCTCGCGTTTGCTTACGCAGTGGCGAGCGGCGCTCCGGCTTTGGCGCTGAGCAGCCCGCAGATCGGGGCGAGTGGGCAGACCTATGCGTCCGGCACATTGCAATGTGCGCTCAATCCGACGGCCGGCATGTCGCCAATGGTTCAAGCCGGTTTATACAATCCGAAAAAGAACACCAGCGGGACGGTTGTTCTGAATGGCGCCCAAGTCGCCTCGGTCGCATTCCTCAGCCCGGACGCCACTGTGTGGCTTGTAAATGGTCTGAACACGGTGGCTGTAAGTATCCTGAGAGGACTGAGTGACAGCTATTCATTCGACGCCAGTCCTTCGACTGCATGGAACCAGCCGAACGTCTGCATCCCGGACACCAGAGGCAATACCATCAACGGCGCCCTGGAATACGCGGCGAGCTCCAAGTCCTATGCGACGGTGACGCCGGGTTGCGCGCTCAATCCCGCGAGCGGGCAGCCGCAGCCGTATGTCAACCTGTTCGACAACGGTAGTTACGTGCTCAATGTCTCCATCAATAACGCGCCGCTTACTCAGTTGGGTTCGAGAAGAAGAAGCACCCCCGTCTTTCTGGCCCCGGGCTGGAACATCATCCTGGCCGCCAATGGGACGTTATCTACCGACACCTACGTGCGGAATGGTGGCGCAGGAACATGCACGCTACCCTGAAGGCAATCACCTGAAGGCTCGTTCGCCCAACGGCGAGCAAAGAGGACGCCCGAGTCGGAAGGAGCGCGGTTGAAATCCGAACCTTTCCGCTTTGGCAATCCGACATTCGCGCGCGCCGACATTCGCGCGCGGGTCGGCATCATCGCCGCCTGCGCGCTTTGTCGCTGCGCGCACCGTCTCGACAACGATCCGGTCGTCGTCAGCGGTCGCGCTGCAGCGTGAAGAATGGCGTTTCATTACCCGCCAAGTTCGACCGCGTTACCTCCGCTCTCCCTTCTCGCAAAAGGCGTCGGCCATCTTGGCCGTCGCCGATCGTTGCGCGGCGCGCTCGATCGAAGCGGTTTGATCGCTTGTGATATATATCTCACCTTCACGGTTCCATGATTTCAGCCGGAAGAAACGCCGATGACTCAGGATCGCCACATCGATCACGCCGGCCACGCACATCATCATGAACATGAGGGACGACATCCTGCGCCCGGCGACGCGCAACCGGCTGGGCCGCCGACGGGACCCGTCGTCTACACCTGCCCCATGCACCCGCAAATCCGCCAGCCTGCCCCCGGCAACTGCCCGATCTGCGGGATGACCCTGGAGCCGCTGGTCACGACGATGGAGGCGCACCCAAGCGCCGAACTCACGGATATGACGCGACGCTTCTGGATCGGCCTCGCGCTGACTGTTCCGGTTTTCATTTTGGAGATGGGCGGGCACTTCCTCGAACTTCACCGCTACGTCGCACCACAGCTTTCCAGCTGGGCGCAGTTCGCCCTCGCGAGTCCGGTGGTTTTATGGGCGGGATGGCCTTTCTTCCTGCGGGGGGCGCAGTCGCTTCTGACCAGAAGCCTCAACATGTTCACGCTGATCGCCATGGGGACCGGCGTCGCGTGGATCTACAGCGTCGTCGCAACCTTTGCGCCTCACCTCTTCCCACCCGCCTTCCACTCCGCCGATGGCTCCGTGCCGATCTATTTCGAGGCGGCGGCGGTCATCACCGTGCTGGTGCTGCTCGGCCAGGTCCTCGAATTGAGAGCCAGAGAGCAGACCGGCGGCGCCATTCGCGCCCTGCTCAACCTCGCGCCCGTGACGGCGACGCGGGTGCGGGACGATGCGTCCGACGAAGAGGTGGCTCTGGAACAGGTCCGTGTCGGCGACCCGCTGAGAGTGCGCCCGGGCGAGAAAACACCCGTCGACGGCGTCCTCGTCGAAGGGCGCAGCACAGTCGATGAATCCATGGTCACCGGCGAGTCCATGCCCGTGACGAAAAGCGTGGGCGACAAGGTTATCGGCGGGACGCTCAATCAGACCGGCAGCTTCATCATGCGCGCGGAAAAGGTGGGCAGCGATACGATGCTGTCGCGCATCGTCGCCATGGTCGCCGCCGCCCAGCGCAGCCGGGCCCCCATTCAGCGCCTCGCGGATCAGGTTTCCGGATGGTTTGTGCCGCTTGTGATCCTTGCCGCCATCCTCGCCTTCGCCGCCTGGGCGCTTTGGGGGCCGGAGCCGCGCATGAGCTACGGACTCATCGCCGCCGTCTCGGTTCTCATCATCGCCTGCCCATGCGCGCTTGGCCTTGCGACGCCCATGTCGATCATGGTCGGCGTTGGCCGAGGCGCTCAGTTCGGCGTGCTGATCAAGAATGCAGAAGCGCTGGAGCGGTTCGAAAAGGTCGATACGCTCGTGATCGACAAGACCGGCACGCTCACCGAGGGAAGGCCCAGGGTCAC
The DNA window shown above is from Methylocystis echinoides and carries:
- a CDS encoding MFS transporter — its product is MPASPSHVSPVARRALLAATVGYAMDGFDLLILSFMLEPISADLGLDRAQAAGLVTWTLIGAVGGGLLFGVLSDRYGRVRVLSWSILVFALFTGLCAFARGYGDLLLYRTLAGFGLGGEFGLGMALVAETWPAGMRARACSYVGLGWQAGVLMAALLAPALLPHIGWRGVFLVGVIPSLVAFVIRRHVEEPEIFRAAAQGRDLAAPLRLLVADAATTRASLGMVILCAVQNFGYYGLMVWLPTYLSSQFGFSLSKSALWTIVTVAGMAAGVLVFGHMADRYGRRPAFVTFQFGAFSMVLLYAQLSDPWALLVAGAVMGLFVNGMIGGYGALLSELYPTEARATAENVLFNIGRGIGGWGPVVIAALAARYSFGHAIALLAGIYLVDIAATLLLIPERRGVALH
- a CDS encoding thymidylate synthase, with the translated sequence MRPYLDLLDTILTHGVRKEDRTGTGTLSLFGHQMRFDLSEGFPLVTTKRVHMKSVIHELLWFLKGDTNIGYLRENGVTIWDEWADENGDLGPVYGSQWRNWPAPGGETIDQIAWLVDEIKRTPFSRRLVVTAWNPAELDKMALAPCHCLFQFHVAEIAGEKRLSCQLYQRSADVFLGVPFNIASYALLTHMVAQATGCVPGDFVHSLGDAHLYLNHLDQARLQLTRAPRALPRLRLNPAVASLFDFRYEDIAIEGYDPWPAIAAPIAV
- a CDS encoding dihydrofolate reductase, which gives rise to MDHPKLVAVVARAQNGVIGVGNGLPWRLSTDLKRYKTRTWGRPMIMGRRTWDSIGRPLPGRESVVVTRRADFAAPGAHVASSLAESVEIARRLAREMGSNEIIVAGGEEIYRGLLDRTDMIELTEVALAIPGDAHFPALSPADWEEIAREAPPRGERDEADFAFVTLQRRGAEKAL
- a CDS encoding copper-transporting P-type ATPase: MTQDRHIDHAGHAHHHEHEGRHPAPGDAQPAGPPTGPVVYTCPMHPQIRQPAPGNCPICGMTLEPLVTTMEAHPSAELTDMTRRFWIGLALTVPVFILEMGGHFLELHRYVAPQLSSWAQFALASPVVLWAGWPFFLRGAQSLLTRSLNMFTLIAMGTGVAWIYSVVATFAPHLFPPAFHSADGSVPIYFEAAAVITVLVLLGQVLELRAREQTGGAIRALLNLAPVTATRVRDDASDEEVALEQVRVGDPLRVRPGEKTPVDGVLVEGRSTVDESMVTGESMPVTKSVGDKVIGGTLNQTGSFIMRAEKVGSDTMLSRIVAMVAAAQRSRAPIQRLADQVSGWFVPLVILAAILAFAAWALWGPEPRMSYGLIAAVSVLIIACPCALGLATPMSIMVGVGRGAQFGVLIKNAEALERFEKVDTLVIDKTGTLTEGRPRVTAIRPVAGLDEKELLTLAASLERASEHPLAQAIMEAASASGLTLRAATDFDAPVGRGVTGRVGAQTVVIGNQRILAERDIDTRELDREADRLREDGATVIFVAVDKRLAGLIAVADPIKDATSGALQALLADGVSVVMLTGDNWTSARAVAKRLGITEVEAEVLPEDKSKIVTRLREAGRIVAMAGDGVNDAPALAAADVGVAMGTGTDVAIESAGVTLLKGDLRGIVRGRRLSRATMRNIRENLFFAFIYNAAGVPIAAGALYPTFGLLLSPTIAAAAMALSSVSVIANSLRLRRTRIDAS